TAGAGTAGGAGGTAAATGAAACATCTGTGGCCCTTACAGATCCCTTGGTCTGATGGCAGTGACCAGTGACCCAGTATTAGCACACCGCAAGATATATACAATAGTAGAAGTCTGTACAGAATATTCTGAAGCTAGTGAAGAGCATCCGAACTCACCTGGGGAAGGAAATGCACCTGGGAGGCTAAAGAGAGTTTTTTAGAGGAGATACTGTAAGAGTTGATCCTTGAAGGACTAGTAGAGGTTAACCATTGGACAGGGTGGAAGAGCATTCTAGGCAAAGGAAAACAGCACTTGTAAGGCACAGAGCCATGAGAGAACTTGGTGTtagaaaacagcaagaaattCCATTTGGATGGGATGTAGTACTGTGGAAATAGGCAGGAGCCAGATTGTAAAGAGGCTTATAAGCCCCACAAAgaagtttggactttatcctgaaGGTGGTTTTGCAAGGGGCGTGatatatttgttatttagaaatatttagaaaatgtgaCAGCGTTTTAGAGAATGGATTGGTGGGAGGGAACACTGGAAGGGTGGATACCAGTTAGGAGGTAATTTTAATAGTCCAGGGTAGAAACAATGAAGGCCTGGGGGAGCGATGGTGGTGGGGATAGAAAGGAAGACCTATGGGAGAACTGAGAGTTAAGACACAGGGGCCTCCAAGTTCCTGGTTAGGGATAACTGGGTGCCTATTCACCAGAAATTAGAAACAGAGGAACAGGTTTTTGGAGGAAGAAAGTTCTGATTTGGACATACTGAATTTGAGGTTTCTGCAATTCATCCAGATGAGGATGTCCAGTAAGTGGTTGGGGTATGTGTACAGAATTCAGGAAAGAGGATTAGACTGGGAGTATAGGTTTGAGAATTATATGTGAGTAAGTGATCATTAAAACCATGGCTATAGATACGATTATTGTAGGGAGGTTGTGTGCAGTGAAATGAAAAGAAGGTTGAGGACAGAACCTAAAGGAACAAGTGAAGAAATGAGCCCATAAAGGAAACTAAGAGTAGATGgacacttttaattatttatgccATGCTACATTCCATACGGGATTCGACGACAGAGAGGAGGGGAATCAGGAGGGTGGTATAATAAGAGCTGAGGATGAGGAGACTTTTAAGGAGAGACTGGTCAATAGGATCAAGTGCCACAAAGCTGAAATATGACAATGACTAGAATACTTACTAGATTTGACAACTGAGGGATATGGGGGAGATTTCAGAGGAGAAATGAGGTATAAACCTGATTTCAGTGATTCAACGTGTGAATGAGAGACAGGAAATGGATTTCTTGCTGATTACTTTCCTGAGAAGGTTGGCTGTGAAGAGAAAGAGGCAGCAACACAGAAAGAGAGATGGTAAGCACTGAAggagtaatttttgttttttagagacaggatctcactgtgttccccgggctggtctcaaactcctgggctcaagcgatcctcctgcctcaacctcccaagtagctgggattacaggtgtgagcctggcttaacaggagaatttttaaaaaagaatccaaattgtaggccgggtgcagtggctcacgcttgtaatcctagcactttgggaggccgaggtgggcagattgcctgagttcaggagttcgagaccagcctgggtaacacagtgaaaccccgcttctactaaaatacaaaaaattagctgagcgtggtggtgtgcgcctgtactcccagctactcgggaggctgaggcaggagaattgcttgaacctgggaggaggcgggggttacagtgagcctagattgtgccactgcacttcagcctgggcaacagagtgagactccatctccaaaaaaaaaaaaaaaaaaaatccaaattgtaGGCCAtcatgcagacttttttttttttttaggtataaaaatctgtatttatatTACAGTGACAGAATGACACAGCACAGCCCAACCCAATgcagacattttaaattatgGGAATCTAGCCTATGAAGAAACACTGCTCTAGATAAAATGATTTCATTGATAAGATATAAGTTGTAATCCTGGTTCTGTGCCACTTGCATATAGAAAGGGtctaaaataaggataataacacTTAACCTTCCTCATCTCAAAGAATGATAAAGGTGAATTGAGAGATGACACTTAAAAATTAAGAGATGTACAAATGGAAGGAATCAGAGGAAAGGGGGATTCAGAAACGGCATGGATAACCTGGAGTGTTTTGGGGAAGCTTCCACCACTTTTGACTTTGTAATCTCTCTACTTGAAGTCCTCTGCTCTACCCTGGAATGGCAGTGTTTGAACTTCCCTGGGCTGTTTGTGTATCTGCTACTCAGCCTCTCCCCATTCCTTCCCCCTCTTTCACTGTAGTACATTGTGAAGTGCCATGGCAACACGCTTCTGCCCCAGTTCCTGGGGATGTACCGAGTCAGTGTGGACAACGAAGACAGCTACATGCTTGTGATGCGCAATATGTTTAGCCACCGTCTTCCTGTGCACAGGAAGTATGACCTCAAGGTAAGAAGAGGGTAGCTCGGACTTAGAGGGAGGCTCCTGATAGCCTGAGAATGGGGAAGACCCTGGGAGGTCTTTGGATGATTCCTTTTAAGGGAAAGAAGGCTGGGTTTGAGTACTCATCTTAGGGGCTGGGTTCTGACTGTTCTTTTAGCCACTTCTACTGACTTGGTGTTTGGGTCTTTCTGCAGGGTTCCCTAGTGTCCCGGGAAGCCAGCGATAAGGAAAAGGTGATAGTAATTTTATGTGCTAGGGTGAGGGATGAGGGATGAGGGAGGGCAGATGAGGGGAACTTCTTAGGATGGAGAGGCCACTCTATATAGGAATAGGGATTACTAGCTATTTATTATCTTAAACCACTTAAAAGAAGGGGGTAAACTTCTGTTGATCCGGGGATTGTTTGGAAGGGGCAGTGGGAGCAGCTGCTTTAACACTGGCATGGGTTATTCCATATGGAAGGCTTGGGGATGGGTGAGGTTGCCAGACTTGAAGAGCAAAGTGTTTAACTTCCACTTCCCATTCTGGGTTATTTTATTCAAGCAGCTACTTTTGCTTAAGAAgacacaggccgggcatggtggcttatgcatgtaatcccagcactttagaaggccaaggcaggactgcttgagcccaggagttccagaccagcctgagcaacgtaatctctaccaaaaacacaaaaattagccgggcgtggtggcacgcgcctgtagtcccagctacttgggaggctgaggtgggagaatcacttgagtccaggaggtcgcggctacagtgagctgagatcacaccacttacattccagcctgggcaacagagtgatcgagatcctatctcaaaaaaaaaaaaaaaaaaaaagaggagaaagaaaagtcagCCTGGAGGGTCTTGGCTAAAAACCATAAGCAGAGAGTAGTGGGATGTGATTTGGGATACAGCTGTAGTGACTGAGTCTGTGGAAGTCACTGGAGGTGAGAACAGACCAGGGAAGCATCACAGTGTGGAGTTAGATGAGATCTAACTGAGCTAGCATAGAGCCCTAGACAGAAGGTGGGGTTCTGAGACCTTGGGGAAGGGATATGTTCCCAAGATGTCCCTTTACATATTCTTAGGTTAAAGAATTGCCCACCCTTAAGGATATGGACTTTCTCAACAAGAACCAGAAAGTATATATTGgtgaagaggagaagaaaatatttctggagAAGCTGAAGAGAGATGTGGAGGTGATGATTGGGTGCTCTGGGAAATGGCTTTCCTTTTTTTGCTCCCTAGAGGGTAGTTGTCTCTTTCATTCACGGTATGAGGGagctcctccccttccctttatTCTTCAGGTCCTCTGCCTATATGGGGGTTTAGtatgagacatgaaaaacccctGGAGCTGACCCGTGGAAGGGGTGGCTGGAATAAGCTAAAAGGATGATCTTAGATACTAGGACATATAGGCACTAAAGGCAGTGGTATGCCCTGCAACCTCAATTTTTATACTTCCTTTCCCCAGAAGGGCCCCAGAAATTCAAAGGTACAGGTACAGGGGTGATACCTAGCAGTGAAGAGTGAGAGAGAGGTGTCTGATTTGTCAGTGGGTCTCAGTTTCTAGTGCAGCTGAAGATCATGGACTACAGCCTTCTGCTAGGCATCCACGACATCATTCGGGGCTCTGAACCAGAGGAGGAAGCGCCCGTGCGGGAGGATGAGTCAGAGGTGGATGGGGACTGCAGCCTGACTGGACCTCCTGCTCTGGTGGGCTCCTATGGCACCTCCCCAGAGGGTATCGGAGGCTACATCCATTCCCATCGGCCCCTGGGCCCAGGAGAGTTTGAGTCCTTCATTGATGTCTATGCCATCCGGAGTGCTGAAGGTGAGAGAACCGGGACAATTTAAGGGTGGAGAGGGGATTTTTCCTGGAGGACAGAGACCAGAGTGCTGGGGGAGAGCCTGATTAGCTTTTCAGAACAAAACTGACTGCTTCCTGGAGAAAGGGAATTGGAACTAAACCTACTCTGAATTGTTGGTCTCTCTCCCAGGAGCCCCCCAGAAGGAGGTCTACTTCATGGGCCTCATTGATATCCTTACACAGTATGATGCTAAGAAGAAAGCAGCTCATGCAGCCAAAACTGTCAAGCATGGGGTGAGAGTTCGCAAAAgcctttcctttcctgtcttgACTATTCTTTGGGAATAGAGTCTCTTGTGCCAGAGCAATGGGGTGGCAAAAGAATGGAGGTGGTCTGGGGTAGATTGGGTGGGGGTGATGGGGACGGGTGCTAGGGTGGCCTGACATATTGTTCCGTATCTCCTCTCACAGGCTGGGGCAGAGATCTCTACTGTCCATCCGGAGCAGTATGCTAAGCGATTCCTGGATTTTATTACCAACATCTTTGCCTAAGAGACTGCCTGGTTCTCTCTGATGTTCAAGGTGGTGGGGTTCTGAGACACTTGGGGGAATTGTGGGGATATTCTAGCCACCAGTTCTCTTCTTCCTTTGCTAAATTCAGGCTGCAGGCTCCTTCCATCCAGATAACTCCATCCTGTCGAGTAGGCTCTTTCTGACCCTCAGAAATACATTGTCCTTTTtcctctttgcccatttttcttccctctcttcctccccatgaGAAGTCTGCTTGTAGTATTAGAATGTTATTGTTGACTCTCTCCCAAGTGCCTTGATctttgtaatatctcctgttgtTTCTATGATATAGGAGCTAGGGGAAGGGGGTTGTTTGCCTTCTTCAGGACCTGACTGGACAGATGGACCTGGCTCAAGCAACTACTCTGGATGCACTTTGCTGTGTGGGATGAACTAAAAGTGTCTGAATTTTGCTGATAACTTTATAAAACTCACTATGGCATGCTTCCCTCCTGGTGGGCCCTAGGATGGATGACACTCAAGATACTACAGATGTGGgtgcaggcatgcacacacacgatGGAATATGGCCATTCCTACACAGGTGGGGTAGAGAGTGGGTCAGCAGCCTGGCACCTCACAGAGGTGGGACCTAAGAGGACTCATGATTATGCAGAGAATTGGATTGGGTCTCTGTCATAGATTGAGTAATCTCTTCCCTTACCTCAATTCCATCTCCACCCATCTCTACATCTGGGCACAGCAACCCAGAGATGGCCAAAAGCATTCAAGCCTGGGGGAAGATGTTTGACTATTGCTGCTCTTCACCAGAACCTCACACCTCTCCTGGGACTGGAACCCTTCAGTGGGTGTGTGgccagttttggaggctggaatgATGGGCCAGGGTGTAGGATTCATTCTCCATGTAAAGTTTCCTTTCATCCTGCCTAGCCATCCCCAAGGTTTATTTCCAGAAGAAAGGAATATCTCTACTTGGATCAATTCTGGTCATTTCAAGAGGATGGAGGCCTCAAGTGTGGGAACTTCCCCTACTCCCTGGATGTGTGTACCTAGCACACTTCCTTCTCCCACCCCTTTTTCCAGttggatttgtttttctgttctcttctgtCCTGTCTTATACTGCAACTGTGTCTCCTAGGGGACAGATGGCCTTCTTTGTCATCTTCACTCTCCACCCCCAGAGAGGAGTCAGAGCCATAACTCAATCACTCAGCCCCTCCAAAGATAGTTGATGTGTGATAATCTCATAATGTTGAGAACCCTGATGAGATACATTGTCTTCCTCTCCCTACAATGCCTCTGGGGCCAAGGCACCCATTCTTCTTGCTATCCTCCATCCCCCTTGAggcttccactttttttttttttagacataaagCTGGGCATCAGCAACTGGCCTGTGGTGATGCAAAGCTGCTTTGCTCTGTATCTGGCTGGACTGATCTGTCTCACAAGAAGCCATGAGGCCATAGGGAGAAGCTCCCtctccccttcatcttctgctcCAAAGGTGGTAGCAAGAGGAGTACCCAGTtaggggttggagcccccatatAACATCTTCCTGTCAGAAGACTGATGGATCTTTTTCATTCCAACCATCTCCCTTTCCCCCGATGAATGCAATAAAACTCTGTGACACCAGCAACCATTGCTCTTTAGAAATGGGTTTTCTGATCATATGGCTGATGTGTTATGGGCAGTATGGATGTCTTCATTTGTTGcttctgtttttcatcttttttgttttattaataaaaatttatgtatttgctCCTGTTACTATAATAATACAGGGAATAAATTATTCAATCCAAATTTCTGTAcagaaatgcctttttttttttttttttaaatttcacttctcTCAGGGAGCCTGTGTTTAAGGGTGCAGAGACCAGCTGAAGAATTCTGGTGTTCAAGGTGTTGGGCCCCTAACTAAGGATGTGGGTTTCTAGACAGATGGCtgtgaacttttttaaaaaggctgtgAAGGGTGTGCACGGGAATGGAAAACTTAGTCTTTAACCTTGTGGGAGGTCAGCGGTAGTGAGGGCCAGGGAAGAGTAGGGTGATGGGACCCTTCCTCTTCCCAGAGTTCTGGGCTTGCTAACACTCCATCTTTGTAAAGGTGAGTAGGCCTCTCAGCCCACCAGCTAAAAGAAAAGGAATCTAGTATTCCCCCAGGCTTCCTGGGAAAGCTGTCCTCTTCCTGGAGGGAAGGAAGAGTACAGCAGGGTCCTGGGAAAGTGAAGAAAGTGACTAGCCCTCCAGTCTAGAGGGGGGAGTGAAAAAGGGGTGGATGAATAGAGGTTGTTGCCAGTTTGGGAGATTCCTGCCTGTCTTGGCTGAGGAAGTCTTTTGGCTGGTGGAAAAACCTGGCTTGATGTGGCCCCAGGGAAGTGAGTTGGATTGGGCGGAGACTGCTTGATGTGGGAAGCAGagcagagctttttttttttcttctttgagagtttttaacTCTATTTGAACCATACACTTGACACCACCACCACCTcgagccactttttaaaaaatgtattcgcTTCCCATTCTGCACCAGCCTCCATATCCCTGTTTgtggaaagaaaaatcagaggcACTGACCAATGATCATCTGAGAGCAGGTTGTGGGGGTCATAGGAGGTAACAATCTAGAAAGAGGCAGGAGATGAGGGAGGGGATTGAAATAGTTTAGTACCcggatttgtttattttttagagccaatgcttttctttttactatGACTCTTCCCATCCCACATTGTTCCTCAAAGGCCCTTCTACCATAAGGATTCAAAAAATTGCCGCCCTCCCCCCGAATCCCCATATACCCACCAACacttcacccacccatccaccaccAGCTCCTGGGAGCTGCTACGCAGCTGGctgggaaagaaaagggagagtgCTCCGCCGGGAGCGGGGAGCGAGTAGGGTGGCGTCTCCAGGGATTTAACCTCCTACCCTCAGTTCCATGACGCCACCCCCTCCCTCCAAAGACTGGGACAGCgcctccatttttgttttggggaGGAAGGGCAGGGGCTTGCGGATAGAAGGGGGTCAAAGGAACGGTGATTATCACCTGTGAGGGGAAAGGGGGTGctgtcctccctccttcccttttcctcagCCTGCACCCCCTGCAATCCCCCACCTTTCGGGGTCTCCCCCTCCTTGTTGCTAAGGCCCGGACCGTCATCCCAGCAACAGCCTCAGTCATGTGACCGGCAATGGCGGCGCTGACGAGAGGTAGGTGAGCCCGGCGCCCCCCACACCCACCGCGCGCCCCCCGGGCCCCGCTCGCACCCCTCACGCGCCCCCCGCTCCCCCGGCgccccctcctccacctcccctccccgcGCGCGGCTCCGGGCTCCCCGCTCCGTGCCCGGCCGATCATCTTTCTAGCaccctccagccttggcctccattCGGGGGTTCTGAGGGCTGCGATCGGGCCGACATGCACCCCCACCCGGCGGTGGGGATCCGGGGGCTTTGGCTACTGAGGGATGTGGGGAGTTGGTTCCGGGTCGGGTCTTGGAGGAGGCCGTGGGGGGAGGGCGGGAGCTGCTTCAGTGGATGCCCCCAGGGACCCTTGCCCATCCGGGCTGTGCCTCCCTCTGGCCTCTGTCTGGAGGGAGAGACTGGTTCCTTGTCCGGCCTGGGTTGCCACAGAGGAATCACAGACCCACCCTAAACTGGGGCCCCGCCTCCCTTTTCTGTGCCAGCAGGACTTGGACCTAGGACACCTAGGTCCTGGGTCCCCCGTGATGGGGAGAGAAGTGTTGCATCGCGGATAGACTGTATGGGCTGAGACTCTAGGGTTCCATTTTCACTTATGAATCTCGAGGTGCATCTGGCCTTGGGGGACGATGATGGAGGCATGAAGGGACAGCTGCTCCTTCTTGGATCAGTCAATAAATGGAGGTCACACTAATGGCCCTTCTTTCTGTTTGAGCTGCATTTGGAAGTGTTGTGGAGACAGCCCCGTAGCCCAATGCGACCAGACTCAGGGAAAACATCAGGCCCCTCCAGCTGAGCCCTTGTGTGAGCCCCGCCCCTCCCTAAATGCCAGACTTGGGAGCTGACAGACAGCACTGCCTGTGCTGGGTTTAAAAGGTGACAATGAGAACTTTGTTATTGCAGGGGCTGCTGCCACTTTGTTCACATCCTTAACAGACTTCAGCAGAAGGGACTGAGTTAGCTCTCAAGGAAGGCTCCCTGGCAATAGGGGCTGAATTATTTGGCAATGTGGAGCAGGCGAGGAGTTGGGGAGCATAGGAAATATTCCGGTCCATGTGATCTGAGGGAGGTGGCAAGAAGACCTCCACCTGTGTGGGCGTTTTCTTTCCTGACTTCTCTTATGTGTGCCCTAGGCTTTCTTGGGGGCCTCAGAGctggggaagaaaggaggaaggttAGCATGTTGAAGTTCCTTCTTGAGCAACTTGGGGAGAAGCTGATAATGGAATTCTGCAGAGAAGAGAGGAGATGGAAGGGgagtttttatttctgggttGGCTGAGGGGAATGGTAACATTTGCCATCATAACTTTTTacccttcccccactcccagtCCTGGTCAGCTGAGTGGAAATAGAAGGATTTCTGCTGCCATCATCTTCCATGGGCTTTCCAGGTATCTCCCCCGCAAGGGATCCTCAATTTTCACCCTTAAACTGGTTTCCTTCATTCCATGTTCCAAGTAATGCCATTCTTAGTAACCTATACCCAGGTTTCTGTCTCTGTTCCATGGGCTGCTGGGTTGGGGGCCATGGGAATTGGGAGAAGGGGTTTCTcactttccttccatttttccgCCCTACCAGGTCACACGACCTACAAGTAGGGAGCAGGGAAAGAAGAGTGAGCCTGCATGCCAATTCTAAGCTCTTCAGGATCAAAGTAAGCAAAAAGGAGGGGCAAAGAGTCTCCCTCCCCTTTAAACAGCCCATTTTTCCCCAAGAGGTGGGAGGGGCAAGTTGTTTCTATGATCTGGGAGAAATGACAGGAGAAACAAGACTGATACTTGGCTTAGATGATAATATAGCTCTGGAAACTTTTTTGCTCTTCAGTGGGTTTTGGGTTTGGAAGATAAGGGGAGACAGAATATGAATTTGGGTGAAGGGTTGGGGATTAGGCTTTGAGAAAACAGAGGTAATAGAGGGTTTGGAAGGAACCTGAAGTAGGAGGCACTGATACTTGTCAAATGGGGACCCCCCACCCTGAGTCCCTTTCACCCTGGGGGCAGTGTCGTTCGTCCTGTCCAGAATGGCAGCCTGTGGAGGCACCTGCAAGAACAAAGTGACTGTGTCCAAGCCCGTGTGGGACTTCCTGAGCAAAGAGACCCCAGCCCGGCTGGCCCGGCTTCGGGAGGAGCACCGTGTGTCCATCCTCATAGATGGCGAGACTTCTGACATCTATGTTCTCCAGCTTTCCCCACAGGGTCCTCCCCCGGCCCCTCCAAATGGGCTCTACCTAGCCCGGAAGGCTCTCAAGGGGCTGCtaaaagaggcagagaaagagctgAAGAAAGCTCAGAGGCAGGGGGAGCTGATGGGCTGCCTGGCtctggggggtggaggggagcaCCCTGAGATGCACCGCGCAGGCCCACCCCCTCTCCGA
This sequence is a window from Homo sapiens chromosome 12, GRCh38.p14 Primary Assembly. Protein-coding genes within it:
- the PIP4K2C gene encoding phosphatidylinositol 5-phosphate 4-kinase type-2 gamma isoform X2, whose protein sequence is MLLPDDFKASSKIKVNNHLFHRENLPSHFKFKEYCPQVFRNLRDRFGIDDQDYLVSLTRNPPSESEGSDGRFLISYDRTLVIKEVSSEDIADMHSNLSNYHQYIVKCHGNTLLPQFLGMYRVSVDNEDSYMLVMRNMFSHRLPVHRKYDLKGSLVSREASDKEKVKELPTLKDMDFLNKNQKVYIGEEEKKIFLEKLKRDVEFLVQLKIMDYSLLLGIHDIIRGSEPEEEAPVREDESEVDGDCSLTGPPALVGSYGTSPEGIGGYIHSHRPLGPGEFESFIDVYAIRSAEGAPQKEVYFMGLIDILTQYDAKKKAAHAAKTVKHGAGAEISTVHPEQYAKRFLDFITNIFA
- the PIP4K2C gene encoding phosphatidylinositol 5-phosphate 4-kinase type-2 gamma isoform b (isoform b is encoded by transcript variant 3), which translates into the protein MASSSVPPATVSAATAGPGPGFGFASKTKKKHFVQQKVKVFRAADPLVGVFLWGVAHSINELSQVPPPVMLLPDDFKASSKIKEYCPQVFRNLRDRFGIDDQDYLVSLTRNPPSESEGSDGRFLISYDRTLVIKEVSSEDIADMHSNLSNYHQYIVKCHGNTLLPQFLGMYRVSVDNEDSYMLVMRNMFSHRLPVHRKYDLKGSLVSREASDKEKVKELPTLKDMDFLNKNQKVYIGEEEKKIFLEKLKRDVEFLVQLKIMDYSLLLGIHDIIRGSEPEEEAPVREDESEVDGDCSLTGPPALVGSYGTSPEGIGGYIHSHRPLGPGEFESFIDVYAIRSAEGAPQKEVYFMGLIDILTQYDAKKKAAHAAKTVKHGAGAEISTVHPEQYAKRFLDFITNIFA
- the PIP4K2C gene encoding phosphatidylinositol 5-phosphate 4-kinase type-2 gamma isoform X3 is translated as MYIVKCHGNTLLPQFLGMYRVSVDNEDSYMLVMRNMFSHRLPVHRKYDLKGSLVSREASDKEKVKELPTLKDMDFLNKNQKVYIGEEEKKIFLEKLKRDVEFLVQLKIMDYSLLLGIHDIIRGSEPEEEAPVREDESEVDGDCSLTGPPALVGSYGTSPEGIGGYIHSHRPLGPGEFESFIDVYAIRSAEGAPQKEVYFMGLIDILTQYDAKKKAAHAAKTVKHGAGAEISTVHPEQYAKRFLDFITNIFA
- the PIP4K2C gene encoding phosphatidylinositol 5-phosphate 4-kinase type-2 gamma isoform c (isoform c is encoded by transcript variant 4); this translates as MASSSVPPATVSAATAGPGPGFGFASKTKKKHFVQQKVKVFRAADPLVGVFLWGVAHSINELSQVPPPVMLLPDDFKASSKIKVNNHLFHRENLPSHFKFKEYCPQVFRNLRDRFGIDDQDYLYIVKCHGNTLLPQFLGMYRVSVDNEDSYMLVMRNMFSHRLPVHRKYDLKGSLVSREASDKEKVKELPTLKDMDFLNKNQKVYIGEEEKKIFLEKLKRDVEFLVQLKIMDYSLLLGIHDIIRGSEPEEEAPVREDESEVDGDCSLTGPPALVGSYGTSPEGIGGYIHSHRPLGPGEFESFIDVYAIRSAEGAPQKEVYFMGLIDILTQYDAKKKAAHAAKTVKHGAGAEISTVHPEQYAKRFLDFITNIFA
- the PIP4K2C gene encoding phosphatidylinositol 5-phosphate 4-kinase type-2 gamma isoform X1, with product MASSSVPPATVSAATAGPGPGFGFASKTKKKHFVQQKVKVFRAADPLVGVFLWGVAHSINELSQVPPPVMLLPDDFKASSKIKVNNHLFHRENLPSHFKFKEYCPQVFRNLRDRFGIDDQDYLVSLTRNPPSESEGSDGRFLISYDRTLVIKEVSSEDIADMHSNLSNYHQYIVKCHGNTLLPQFLGMYRVSVDNEDSYMLVMRNMFSHRLPVHRKYDLKVKELPTLKDMDFLNKNQKVYIGEEEKKIFLEKLKRDVEFLVQLKIMDYSLLLGIHDIIRGSEPEEEAPVREDESEVDGDCSLTGPPALVGSYGTSPEGIGGYIHSHRPLGPGEFESFIDVYAIRSAEGAPQKEVYFMGLIDILTQYDAKKKAAHAAKTVKHGAGAEISTVHPEQYAKRFLDFITNIFA
- the PIP4K2C gene encoding phosphatidylinositol 5-phosphate 4-kinase type-2 gamma isoform a (isoform a is encoded by transcript variant 2), which encodes MASSSVPPATVSAATAGPGPGFGFASKTKKKHFVQQKVKVFRAADPLVGVFLWGVAHSINELSQVPPPVMLLPDDFKASSKIKVNNHLFHRENLPSHFKFKEYCPQVFRNLRDRFGIDDQDYLVSLTRNPPSESEGSDGRFLISYDRTLVIKEVSSEDIADMHSNLSNYHQYIVKCHGNTLLPQFLGMYRVSVDNEDSYMLVMRNMFSHRLPVHRKYDLKGSLVSREASDKEKVKELPTLKDMDFLNKNQKVYIGEEEKKIFLEKLKRDVEFLVQLKIMDYSLLLGIHDIIRGSEPEEEAPVREDESEVDGDCSLTGPPALVGSYGTSPEGIGGYIHSHRPLGPGEFESFIDVYAIRSAEGAPQKEVYFMGLIDILTQYDAKKKAAHAAKTVKHGAGAEISTVHPEQYAKRFLDFITNIFA